The Cucumis melo cultivar AY chromosome 6, USDA_Cmelo_AY_1.0, whole genome shotgun sequence genome includes a region encoding these proteins:
- the LOC103483614 gene encoding 1-aminocyclopropane-1-carboxylate oxidase homolog 1-like, with product MAVAASTVNRLNLTPLSKADENYHRPTDLRAFDDTKAGVKGLVDAGITEIPRIFYRPPPENYDSDNISPETQVQIPVIDLDQINKNPLKRKDTIDRVREASEKLGFFQLINHGIPTNVLEEMKDAVRRFNEQETESKKQYYTRDPTKPLIYNSNFDLYSAAITNWRDSFGYISAPSPHNPQDLPEICRDVLVDYSKRVMEIGNLLFELLSEALGLNPNYLKDIDCNEGLALVCHYYPPCPQPNLAIGTSEHTDSDFITVLLQDHIGGLQIRYEDNWVDVPPVAGALVVNIGDLMQLITNDKFKSVKHRVLANKEGPRVSVAGVFSTLHFPTSKLYRPIKELISEENPAIYRETTIRDFHIQFRADGLGTSTLQHFKLSQAGA from the exons ATGGCGGTCGCAGCCTCAACAGTCAACCGACTCAACCTCACTCCGCTGTCCAAAGCCGATGAAAACTACCATAGACCAACTGACCTCAGAGCTTTCGATGACACCAAAGCCGGCGTCAAAGGCTTAGTCGACGCCGGAATCACCGAAATTCCTCGTATCTTTTACCGCCCACCACCCGAGAATTATGACTCCGACAATATTTCCCCCGAAACCCAAGTCCAAATACCAGTGATAGACCTCGACCAAATCAACAAAAATCCACTCAAACGCAAAGACACCATCGACAGAGTCAGAGAAGCGTCAGAGAAATTGGGTTTTTTCCAACTGATTAACCATGGGATTCCGACGAACGTTCTTGAGGAGATGAAAGATGCAGTTCGAAGATTTAACGAACAAGAAACTGAATCCAAGAAACAATATTACACTCGCGACCCCACCAAACCTTTGATTTACAATAGTAATTTCGATCTGTACTCTGCAGCCATCACCAATTGGAGGGATAGCTTTGGCTATATCAGTGCCCCAAGTCCCCACAATCCCCAAGACCTGCCGGAAATTTGCAG GGATGTTCTTGTGGATTATTCAAAACGAGTAATGGAGATTGGGAATTTACTGTTTGAATTGCTGTCGGAAGCTCTAGGTTTGAATCCAAATTATTTGAAAGATATAGACTGCAATGAAGGACTTGCACTTGTATGCCACTATTACCCACCATGCCCACAGCCGAATTTAGCCATCGGCACATCAGAGCACACCGACAGTGACTTTATCACTGTGCTATTGCAAGACCATATCGGCGGCCTTCAGATTCGGTATGAGGACAACTGGGTCGACGTGCCCCCGGTCGCTGGAGCTTTAGTGGTGAACATCGGAGATCTTATGCAGCTAATAACAAATGACAAATTCAAAAGCGTTAAGCACAGAGTTCTTGCAAACAAGGAGGGTCCGAGAGTATCAGTGGCAGGGGTTTTTTCCACGCTTCATTTTCCGACCTCCAAATTGTATAGACCTATCAAGGAGTTGATATCGGAAGAAAATCCTGCAATATACAGAGAAACCACCATCAGAGACTTCCATATTCAGTTCCGAGCCGATGGCCTTGGAACTTCTACTCTGCAGCATTTCAAACTGAGTCAAGCAGGTGCTTAA